In one window of Helianthus annuus cultivar XRQ/B chromosome 17, HanXRQr2.0-SUNRISE, whole genome shotgun sequence DNA:
- the LOC110925360 gene encoding uncharacterized protein LOC110925360, with the protein MDPYNSNNLNSSSLLFSSPGYTPVMENSFSGYQQMPNVFNQRNQYHMQQPNIPFNQMQMQPNPQTFNMPYQQMQMQQLMQNPINMSYQPPPQARPTQIEEEDDDVEVVPETQPQTSKRKNTKEKGNNQSNDGFWQEILDIFHTFMEQGEYRNIDSIGSKWRKMNTVIQRFCGFYNQTLSNKPSGWNHENVFHEVMRLYENEHKSSFPHVRAWQVVKDSPKWAVVLDEVASAKRATKRPKTSESGSYSVGASTGRCQININEEPEFDEEPI; encoded by the exons ATGGATCCTTACAACTCAAATAATCTCAACTCAAGTTCACTCCTGTTCTCGTCACCCGGCTACACACCCGTCATGGAAAACTCTTTTTCGGGTTACCAACAAATGCCCAACGTTTTCAACCAACGAAACCAATACCATATGCAACAACCCAACATTCCCTTCAACCAAATGCAAATGCAACCAAACCCACAAACATTCAACATGCCATATCAACAAATGCAAATGCAGCAACTAATGCAAAACCCGATTAACATGTCATATCAACCACCGCCACAAGCACGTCCAACACAAatcgaggaagaagatgatgacGTAGAGGTTGTGCCAGAAACGCAACCTCAAACTTCAAAAAGGAAAAATACAAAGGAAAAGG GTAACAACCAATCAAACGATGGGTTTTGGCAAGAAATCCTTGATATATTCCACACGTTTATGGAACAAGGCGAGTACAGAAACATTGATTCTATCGGCTCCAAGTGGCGCAAGATGAATACGGTGATCCAACGCTTTTGTGGGTTTTATAACCAAACGCTCTCCAACAAACCGAGTGGGTGGAACCACGAAAATGTTTTCCATGAGGTGATGCGTTTATACGAAAATGAACATAAGAGTTCTTTCCCACATGTCCGTGCGTGGCAAGTTGTAAAGGATTCTCCAAAGTGGGCAGTGGTTCTTGATGAGGTTGCAAGCGCGAAACGAGCAACCAAACGGCCTAAAACTTCCGAGTCAGGAAGTTATAGCGTTGGAGCCTCAACCGGTCGTTGCCAAATAAATATCAACGAAGAGCCCGAGTTTGACGAGGAGCCGATTTAG